The Henckelia pumila isolate YLH828 chromosome 2, ASM3356847v2, whole genome shotgun sequence genome includes a window with the following:
- the LOC140880102 gene encoding adagio protein 1 — MEWDSNSESDLSSGEEDEVDEGLGFLLRKSGGGELPFPVDALLQPTNCGFVVSDALEPDNPIIYVNSGFEMVTGYRAEEVLGRNCRFLQCRGPYAKRRHPLVDSTVVAEIRRCLEVGIEFRGELLNFRKDGSPLMNRLHMTPIYGEDETLTHIIAIQVFIEVNLDLGPLPGSSAKESAGASERLRFKFSPHGAVSNGIRNINRGVFGIMELSDEVLALKILSRLTPRDIASVGSVCRRFYELTRSEDLWRLVCQNAWGSETTQVLDTVSGAKQLGWGRLARELTTLEALAWRKLTVGGIVEPSRCNFSACAVGSRVVLFGGEGVNMQPMNDTFVLDLNSCKPEWQHFKVSSPPPGRWGHTLSCVNGSHLVLFGGCGRQGLLNDVFVLDLDAKHPTWREISSLAPPLPRSWHSSCTLDGTKLIVSGGCADSGVLLSDTFLLDLSLERPVWREIPVAWAPPSRLGHTLSVYGGRKILMFGGLAKSGPLRFRSSDVFTMDLSEEEPCWRSVTGSGMPGSGNPGGIAPPPRLDHVALSLPGGRIVVFGGSVAGLHSASQLFILDPTEEKPTWRVLNVPGRPPRFAWGHSTCVVGGTRVIVLGGQTGEEWMLGELHELSLASSVV; from the exons ATGGAGTGGGACAGCAACTCGGAGTCCGATCTGAGCAGCGGGGAGGAGGACGAGGTTGATGAAGGATTAGGGTTTCTGTTGCGGAAGAGCGGTGGCGGGGAATTGCCGTTCCCTGTCGACGCGCTTTTGCAACCTACGAATTGTGGATTTGTTGTTAGTGATGCTTTGGAGCCAGATAATCCTATAATTTACGTTAATTCTGGCTTCGAGATGGTTACTGGGTACCGGGCAGAAGAAGTTCTTGGTCGTAACTG TCGTTTTTTGCAATGCCGAGGCCCATATGCTAAGAGAAGGCATCCTCTTGTGGACTCCACTGTAGTTGCTGAGATACGAAGATGCCTTGAAGTAGGAATTGAATTTCGAGGAGAGTTGTTAAATTTTAGAAAAGATGGATCGCCACTTATGAATAGATTGCACATGACCCCTATATATGGCGAAGACGAAACTTTAACTCATATAATTGCCATACAGGTCTTTATAGAAGTAAATCTTGATTTGGGTCCACTTCCAGGATCATCAGCCAAGGAATCTGCTGGAGCATCTGAACggttaagatttaaattttctcCTCATGGAGCAGTTTCAAATGGGATCAGAAATATTAACCGTGGTGTTTTTGGGATTATGGAGTTAAGTGATGAAGTTCTTGCTCTAAAGATTCTTTCACGGCTGACACCAAGGGACATTGCATCTGTGGGCTCTGTATGTCGGCGATTTTATGAGCTGACAAGGAGTGAAGATCTATGGCGATTGGTGTGTCAAAATGCATGGGGGAGTGAAACAACTCAAGTATTAGACACTGTTTCTGGTGCTAAACAACTAGGGTGGGGCAGATTGGCAAGGGAACTTACCACTCTTGAAGCATTAGCTTGGAGAAAACTAACTGTTGGAGGCATCGTCGAACCCTCACGTTGCAACTTCAGTGCATGCGCGGTTGGGAGTCGTGTTGTTCTTTTTGGTGGAGAGGGTGTGAACATGCAACCCATGAATGATACTTTCGTGCTGGACCTGAACTCTTGCAAGCCAGAGTGGCAACATTTCAAAGTTAGCTCTCCACCTCCTGGGCGATGGGGTCACACCCTTTCTTGTGTTAATGGTTCTCATCTTGTCCTGTTTGGTGGTTGTGGGAGACAAGGTTTACTTAATGATGTTTTTGTTTTAGATTTGGATGCTAAACATCCCACATGGCGCGAAATATCCAGCTTGGCTCCTCCACTTCCTAGATCTTGGCACAGCTCCTGCACTCTTGATGGGACCAAACTGATAGTTTCTGGTGGTTGTGCAGATTCTGGAGTGCTTCTCAGCGACACCTTCTTGCTAGATCTTTCATTGGAAAGACCTGTATGGCGAGAGATACCCGTCGCATGGGCTCCACCTTCAAGATTGGGCCACACATTGTCCGTTTATGGTGGCAGGAAAATATTGATGTTTGGTGGTCTTGCCAAGAGCGGCCCTCTTCGTTTCCGATCAAGTGATGTGTTCACCATGGATTTGAGCGAGGAGGAACCGTGTTGGAGAAGTGTGACTGGGAGTGGCATGCCTGGTTCTGGAAATCCTGGAGGCATCGCTCCTCCTCCTCGACTAGATCACGTGGCTCTGAGTCTTCCTGGTGGTAGGATTGTTGTTTTTGGTGGCTCGGTGGCTGGCCTCCACTCTGCATCCCAGCTCTTTATACTTGATCCAACGGAAGAGAAGCCAACGTGGAGGGTTCTAAATGTACCTGGGAGACCCCCAAGATTTGCATGGGGACATAGCACGTGTGTTGTTGGGGGGACGAGAGTTATAGTTCTTGGAGGTCAAACTGGGGAAGAGTGGATGCTAGGTGAGCTCCATGAACTCTCTCTTGCGAGCTCTGTCGTCTGA